From a single Arthrobacter sp. SLBN-112 genomic region:
- a CDS encoding VIT1/CCC1 transporter family protein yields MNADDPADAPGASAANQGLNSHLETEPHGNDIAHRLNWLRAGVLGANDGIVSVAAIVVGVAGATAETGPILAAGAAGLVGGAVSMALGEYVSVSSQSDSQRALIEKERRELEEEPEAELAELTAIYQAKGLTPETASKVARELTAHDVLAAHLSAELNIDEADIVSPWHAAFASAIAFTIGAVLPMLAILLPPPEIRVPLTFVSVLVALALTGALGAWIGGGSKVRAAVRVVVGGALALAATFLIGNLLGASGVV; encoded by the coding sequence ATGAACGCGGACGATCCGGCCGATGCTCCGGGAGCCAGTGCAGCCAACCAGGGACTGAACAGCCACCTCGAGACCGAACCACACGGCAACGACATCGCGCACCGGCTGAACTGGCTCCGTGCCGGCGTCCTGGGCGCCAATGACGGCATCGTTTCCGTCGCCGCGATTGTGGTGGGCGTGGCCGGGGCCACTGCCGAGACCGGCCCTATCCTGGCGGCGGGTGCGGCCGGGCTCGTGGGCGGTGCGGTGTCCATGGCCTTGGGTGAATATGTATCGGTCAGCAGCCAAAGCGACAGCCAGCGGGCCCTGATCGAGAAGGAACGGCGCGAACTCGAGGAAGAACCGGAAGCGGAACTGGCAGAACTGACGGCGATCTACCAGGCCAAGGGCCTCACCCCTGAAACAGCCTCCAAGGTTGCCCGGGAGTTGACGGCCCACGATGTGCTGGCCGCGCACCTGTCCGCCGAACTCAACATTGATGAGGCGGACATCGTCAGCCCCTGGCACGCGGCTTTCGCCTCCGCCATCGCGTTCACCATCGGGGCCGTCCTGCCCATGCTAGCCATCCTGCTTCCGCCACCGGAGATCCGTGTTCCGCTGACCTTCGTTTCAGTCCTGGTGGCCCTGGCCCTGACGGGTGCCCTCGGTGCGTGGATCGGCGGCGGTTCGAAAGTCCGGGCGGCCGTGCGCGTGGTGGTTGGCGGTGCCCTGGCGCTCGCCGCAACCTTCCTGATCGGCAACCTGCTCGGCGCCTCCGGCGTTGTCTGA